A region of Streptomyces halobius DNA encodes the following proteins:
- a CDS encoding pyridoxal phosphate-dependent decarboxylase family protein: MPVPPAGTALAGGTNGPRALRPLLDTVLDALTTGAEHRAGPLPPGGPDTVARTVRAACTPVLPEHGTGPHDALRTLIHTLTAGAADPADPHCTAHLHCPPLALATAADLAASALNPSMDSWDQGPAASELEALTSRTLAALVYPQATDPDALVTTGGTESNQLALLLAREPPHHPPGPTSNAPLRIICGANAHHSIHRAAWLLGLPEPLTLPTPNGTLNPDTVHTTLATHSGPTGPTLLTATAGTTDTGAIDPLPALADIADHHGARLHIDASYGGPLLFSTTHHTALRGLARAHTVALDLHKLGWQPVAAGLLAVPDPTTLAPLAHRADYLNADDDTEAGLPDLLGRSLRTTRRPDILKIAVTLKALGRTGLGELVDRTLTAAHTLADLIEAHPRYELHSRPTLSTVLFRPTGADPTTLATIRRTLLADGHAVLGRATTPTGLWLKATLLNPHTQPGDLTTLLKLVEGHTPR; the protein is encoded by the coding sequence ATGCCTGTGCCCCCTGCCGGCACCGCCCTCGCAGGCGGCACCAACGGCCCCCGCGCCCTGCGCCCCCTCCTCGACACCGTCCTCGACGCCCTCACCACCGGCGCCGAACACCGCGCAGGCCCCCTCCCACCCGGCGGCCCCGACACCGTCGCCCGCACCGTACGCGCCGCCTGCACCCCCGTCCTCCCCGAACACGGCACCGGACCCCACGACGCACTACGTACCCTCATCCACACCCTCACCGCCGGCGCCGCCGACCCCGCCGACCCGCACTGCACCGCCCACCTGCACTGCCCGCCCCTCGCCCTCGCCACCGCCGCCGACCTCGCCGCGAGCGCCCTCAACCCCTCCATGGACTCCTGGGACCAGGGCCCCGCCGCCTCAGAACTGGAAGCCCTCACCAGCCGCACCCTCGCCGCCCTCGTCTACCCCCAGGCCACCGACCCCGACGCACTGGTCACCACCGGCGGCACCGAATCCAACCAACTCGCCCTCCTCCTGGCCCGCGAACCCCCCCACCACCCGCCCGGCCCCACCAGCAACGCCCCCCTCCGCATCATCTGCGGCGCCAACGCCCACCACAGCATCCACCGGGCCGCCTGGCTTCTCGGCCTCCCCGAACCCCTCACCCTCCCCACCCCCAACGGCACCCTCAACCCCGACACCGTCCACACCACCCTCGCAACACACTCCGGCCCCACCGGCCCCACCTTGCTTACTGCCACCGCAGGCACCACCGACACCGGCGCCATCGACCCCCTACCCGCCCTCGCCGACATCGCCGACCACCACGGCGCCCGCCTCCACATCGACGCTTCCTACGGCGGCCCCCTCCTCTTCAGCACCACCCACCACACCGCCCTCCGAGGACTCGCCCGAGCCCACACCGTCGCCCTCGACCTGCACAAACTCGGCTGGCAACCCGTAGCCGCCGGCCTCCTCGCCGTCCCCGACCCCACCACCCTCGCCCCCCTCGCCCACCGCGCCGACTACCTCAACGCCGACGACGACACCGAAGCCGGCCTCCCCGATCTCCTCGGCCGCTCCCTCCGCACCACCCGCCGCCCCGACATCCTCAAAATCGCCGTCACCCTCAAAGCTCTCGGCCGCACCGGCCTCGGCGAACTCGTCGACCGCACCCTCACCGCCGCCCACACCCTCGCCGACCTCATCGAGGCCCACCCCCGCTACGAACTCCACTCCCGCCCCACCCTCAGCACCGTTCTCTTCCGCCCCACCGGCGCCGACCCCACCACCCTCGCCACCATCCGCCGCACCCTCCTCGCCGACGGCCACGCCGTCCTCGGCCGCGCCACCACCCCCACCGGTCTCTGGCTCAAAGCCACCCTCCTCAACCCCCACACCCAACCCGGAGACCTCACCACCCTCCTCAAACTCGTGGAAGGCCACACCCCCCGATGA
- a CDS encoding lysine N(6)-hydroxylase/L-ornithine N(5)-oxygenase family protein, which produces MTTPTPDTNPATTTPDEPLDLVGIGIGPFNLSLAALAQPLTHLHTAFYDQNPTFHWHPGLLIDGTTLQVPFLADLVTLADPTSPWTFLNYLKTRGRLFPFYFAERFHPHRAEYDAYCRWVSQHLTGLHFGHHIDAIRWNPERDLFEVDFTQLDTDGEAEALGRTHTRHLAIGIGTAPHIPDPLRPLADAPTVPVIHSADYLDHRDTLLAADHITVIGAGQSGAEIFLDQLRARPTGHEGIHWLARTPAFAPMEYSKLGLEHFTPDYTRYFHALPQSARDDLLPAQWQLYKGIDHDTLTAIHDELYRRTLHGGWPDTTLTPGVAVRTAGRVGTTKVELHLDHTQQGTRSRLTTDAVVLATGYRERRLDTLLAALDPYIRRDAAERPRIDAHHRLVLDPSITGSVYVQNAERHTHGVGTPDLGLAAWRSATILNSLTDTTPYPLPTRTAFTTFGLQQPTTNPGAVPRQGSTLVPRH; this is translated from the coding sequence ATGACCACCCCAACCCCCGACACCAACCCCGCCACCACCACCCCCGACGAACCCCTCGACCTCGTCGGCATCGGCATCGGCCCCTTCAACCTCTCCCTCGCCGCCCTCGCCCAGCCCCTCACCCACCTCCACACCGCCTTCTACGACCAGAACCCCACCTTCCACTGGCACCCCGGCCTCCTCATCGACGGCACCACCCTCCAAGTCCCCTTCCTCGCCGACCTCGTCACCCTCGCCGACCCCACCAGCCCCTGGACCTTCCTCAACTACCTCAAAACCCGCGGACGCCTCTTCCCCTTCTACTTCGCCGAACGCTTCCACCCCCACCGCGCCGAATACGACGCCTACTGCCGCTGGGTCAGCCAACACCTCACCGGACTCCACTTCGGCCACCACATCGACGCCATCCGCTGGAACCCCGAACGCGACCTCTTCGAAGTCGACTTCACCCAACTCGACACCGACGGCGAAGCCGAAGCACTCGGCCGCACCCACACCCGCCACCTCGCCATCGGCATCGGCACCGCCCCCCACATCCCCGACCCACTACGCCCCCTCGCCGACGCCCCCACCGTCCCCGTCATCCACTCCGCCGACTACCTCGACCACCGCGACACCCTCCTCGCCGCCGACCACATCACCGTCATCGGCGCCGGCCAGTCAGGCGCCGAAATCTTCCTCGACCAGCTCCGCGCCCGCCCCACCGGCCACGAAGGCATCCACTGGCTCGCCCGCACCCCCGCCTTCGCCCCCATGGAATACAGCAAACTCGGCCTCGAACACTTCACCCCCGACTACACCCGCTACTTCCACGCCCTCCCCCAATCCGCCCGCGACGACCTCCTCCCCGCCCAGTGGCAGCTCTACAAGGGCATCGACCACGACACCCTCACCGCCATCCACGACGAGCTCTACCGCCGCACCCTCCACGGCGGCTGGCCCGACACCACCCTGACCCCAGGCGTCGCCGTACGCACCGCCGGCCGCGTCGGCACCACCAAAGTCGAACTCCACCTCGACCACACCCAACAAGGCACCCGCTCCCGCCTCACCACCGACGCCGTCGTCCTCGCCACCGGCTACCGCGAACGCCGCCTCGACACCCTCCTCGCCGCCCTCGACCCCTACATCCGCCGCGACGCCGCCGAACGCCCCCGCATCGACGCACACCACCGCCTCGTCCTCGACCCCTCCATCACCGGCTCCGTCTACGTCCAGAACGCCGAACGCCACACCCACGGCGTCGGCACCCCCGACCTCGGCCTCGCCGCCTGGCGCAGCGCCACCATCCTCAACTCCCTCACCGACACCACCCCCTACCCCCTCCCCACCCGCACCGCCTTCACCACCTTCGGCCTCCAACAACCCACCACCAACCCCGGCGCCGTCCCCCGCCAGGGCTCCACCCTCGTCCCCCGCCACTGA
- a CDS encoding SIMPL domain-containing protein, with the protein MTDPTQTPAETHPHTPLPYGTPDTPRLAVRGEARLEVDPEIARIAITVTARGTDRTTALADLTRRNEQALTLIKSYGDTLEKLETGTFSLTPQLTEKGRTERIRAYHGRVTHTATLNDFTTLGELTTRLADLELTRVDGPWWALRPHSPAHRDARTQAVHEAVQRAREYAEALGARLDALVEIADLGAENTPMPAPPGATRSFAGYGGAPAPAGATPALDLEPQRQTVHAHVNARFTMTRPTL; encoded by the coding sequence ATGACCGACCCCACCCAAACCCCCGCAGAAACCCACCCCCACACCCCCCTGCCCTACGGCACCCCCGACACCCCCCGCCTCGCCGTACGCGGCGAAGCCCGCCTCGAAGTCGACCCCGAAATAGCCCGCATCGCCATCACCGTCACCGCCCGCGGCACCGACCGCACCACCGCCCTCGCCGACCTCACCCGCCGCAACGAACAAGCCCTCACCCTCATCAAGAGCTACGGCGACACCCTCGAAAAACTCGAAACCGGCACCTTCAGCCTCACCCCCCAACTCACCGAAAAAGGCCGTACCGAACGCATCCGCGCCTACCACGGCCGCGTCACCCACACCGCCACCCTCAACGACTTCACCACCCTCGGCGAACTCACCACCCGCCTCGCCGACCTCGAACTCACCCGCGTCGACGGCCCCTGGTGGGCTCTCCGCCCCCACTCGCCCGCCCACCGCGACGCCCGCACCCAAGCCGTCCACGAAGCCGTCCAACGCGCCCGCGAATACGCCGAAGCCCTCGGCGCCCGCCTCGACGCCCTCGTGGAAATCGCCGACCTCGGCGCCGAAAACACCCCCATGCCCGCCCCACCCGGCGCCACGCGCTCCTTCGCCGGCTACGGCGGCGCCCCCGCCCCCGCAGGAGCCACCCCCGCCCTCGACCTCGAACCCCAACGCCAGACCGTCCACGCCCACGTCAACGCACGCTTCACCATGACCCGTCCCACACTCTGA
- the pyk gene encoding pyruvate kinase, giving the protein MRRAKIVCTLGPATDTYEQIKALVDAGMDIARFNLSHGTYADHEARYHHVRKASEESHRSVGILADLQGPKIRLGRFREGPVLLERDDEFTITVEPDIHGDRQLCGTTYDGLATDVTPGERILVDDGKVTLEVTDVTGPEVRTKVIEGGMISDHKGLNLPGVAVSVPALSEKDQDDLRWALRTGADIIALSFVRTGRDIGDVHRIMREENRFLPVVAKVEKPQAVDNIDDIVAAFDGIMVARGDLGVEMPLETVPIVQKRAIKLAKRNAKPVIVATQMLDSMIDNSRPTRAEASDVANAVIDGTDAVMLSGETSIGKYPTETVKTMSRIVEAAEEDILAKGLPPLTVTSKPRTQGGAVARAAAEMGDFLGAKFLVAFTQSGDTVRRLSRYRSPIPLLAFTPDPATRSQLNVSWGVETFLGPTVNSTDEMVAQVDEQLLKIGRCERGDIVIITAGSPPGVPGSTNLVRVHHIGESDTTK; this is encoded by the coding sequence ATGCGCCGAGCAAAAATCGTCTGCACACTGGGACCTGCAACCGACACGTACGAGCAGATCAAAGCACTCGTCGACGCCGGAATGGACATCGCACGCTTCAACCTCAGCCACGGCACCTACGCCGACCACGAAGCGCGCTACCACCACGTCCGCAAAGCCTCCGAAGAAAGCCACCGCAGCGTCGGCATCCTCGCCGACCTTCAAGGCCCGAAGATCCGCCTCGGCCGATTCCGCGAAGGCCCCGTACTTCTCGAACGCGACGACGAGTTCACCATCACCGTCGAACCCGACATCCACGGCGACCGCCAACTCTGCGGCACCACCTACGACGGCCTCGCCACCGACGTCACCCCCGGCGAACGCATCCTCGTCGACGACGGCAAAGTCACCCTCGAAGTCACCGACGTCACCGGCCCCGAGGTCCGCACCAAGGTCATCGAAGGCGGAATGATCTCCGACCACAAGGGCCTCAACCTCCCCGGCGTCGCCGTCTCCGTCCCCGCACTCTCCGAAAAGGACCAGGACGACCTCCGCTGGGCCCTGCGCACCGGCGCCGACATCATCGCCCTCTCCTTCGTCCGCACCGGCCGCGACATCGGAGACGTCCACCGCATCATGCGCGAGGAAAACCGCTTCCTCCCCGTCGTCGCCAAAGTCGAGAAACCCCAGGCCGTCGACAACATCGACGACATCGTCGCCGCCTTCGACGGCATCATGGTCGCCCGCGGCGACCTCGGCGTCGAAATGCCCCTCGAAACCGTCCCGATCGTCCAGAAGCGCGCCATCAAACTCGCCAAACGCAACGCCAAACCGGTCATCGTCGCCACCCAGATGCTCGACTCGATGATCGACAACTCCCGACCCACCCGCGCCGAAGCCTCCGACGTCGCCAACGCCGTCATCGACGGCACCGACGCGGTGATGCTCTCCGGCGAAACCAGCATCGGCAAATACCCCACCGAAACGGTCAAGACGATGAGCCGCATCGTCGAAGCCGCCGAAGAGGACATCCTCGCCAAGGGCCTCCCGCCGCTCACCGTCACCAGCAAACCCCGCACCCAGGGCGGCGCCGTCGCCCGCGCCGCCGCCGAAATGGGCGACTTCCTCGGCGCGAAATTCCTCGTCGCCTTCACCCAGTCCGGCGACACCGTCCGCCGCCTCTCCCGCTACCGCTCACCGATCCCGCTCCTGGCCTTCACCCCCGACCCCGCCACCCGCTCCCAGCTCAACGTCAGCTGGGGCGTCGAGACCTTCCTCGGCCCCACCGTCAACTCCACCGACGAAATGGTCGCCCAGGTCGACGAACAGCTGTTGAAGATCGGCCGCTGCGAACGCGGCGACATCGTCATCATCACCGCCGGCTCCCCACCCGGAGTCCCCGGCTCCACCAACCTCGTCCGCGTCCACCACATCGGCGAGTCGGACACCACGAAGTAG
- a CDS encoding ANTAR domain-containing response regulator — protein sequence MSAAEPEQPATEDDQSHVPPLTTRVVIAEDEALIRLDLKEMLEEEGYTVVGEAGDGQTALELAREHRPDLVILDVKMPVLDGISAAEKIAEESIAPVLMLTAFSQRELVERARDAGAMAYLVKPFSKSDVVPAIEMAVSRFTELKTLEKEVADLTQRLETRKLVDRAKSILQTQYGLTEPAAFRWIQKTSMDRRLSMQQVAEAVIGDAEEKKQQKKDQ from the coding sequence GTGAGCGCCGCCGAGCCCGAGCAGCCCGCCACCGAAGACGATCAGTCGCACGTCCCGCCGTTGACCACGCGCGTCGTGATCGCCGAGGACGAGGCTCTCATCCGTCTCGATCTCAAGGAGATGCTGGAGGAGGAGGGCTACACCGTCGTCGGTGAGGCCGGGGACGGTCAGACAGCCCTCGAGCTGGCCCGGGAGCACCGCCCCGATCTGGTGATCCTGGATGTGAAGATGCCGGTGCTGGACGGTATCTCGGCGGCGGAGAAGATCGCCGAGGAGAGCATCGCGCCGGTGTTGATGCTGACCGCGTTCTCGCAGCGTGAGCTGGTGGAGCGGGCCCGGGACGCCGGTGCGATGGCGTATCTCGTGAAGCCGTTCTCGAAGAGTGATGTGGTGCCGGCGATCGAGATGGCGGTGAGCCGGTTCACGGAGCTGAAGACGCTGGAGAAGGAGGTCGCGGACCTCACGCAGCGGTTGGAGACGCGGAAGCTGGTGGATCGGGCGAAGAGCATTCTGCAGACGCAGTACGGGTTGACGGAGCCGGCGGCGTTCCGGTGGATCCAGAAGACGTCGATGGATCGTCGGCTGTCGATGCAGCAGGTTGCCGAGGCGGTTATTGGGGACGCCGAGGAGAAGAAGCAGCAGAAGAAGGACCAGTAA
- a CDS encoding PaaI family thioesterase produces the protein MGEQSTTKFPQEVLDQWAGLGLDLTALFSAGLLGERLSLRVLEAAPERVVGTMPVEGNTQPYGLLHGGASAVLAETLGSIGAMLHGGPTKLAVGVDLNCTHHRGTRSGLITGVATPVHRGRSTATYEIAVTDEHHKRLCTARLTCMLRDVDADTYRV, from the coding sequence ATGGGTGAGCAGAGCACGACCAAGTTTCCGCAGGAGGTCCTCGACCAGTGGGCCGGCCTCGGCCTCGACCTGACCGCGCTGTTCTCCGCCGGACTCCTCGGCGAGCGGCTGAGCCTGCGGGTCCTCGAAGCCGCACCCGAACGCGTCGTCGGCACCATGCCCGTCGAAGGCAACACCCAGCCCTACGGCCTCCTGCACGGCGGCGCCTCCGCCGTCCTGGCCGAAACTCTCGGTTCCATCGGCGCGATGCTGCACGGCGGCCCCACCAAACTCGCCGTCGGCGTCGACCTCAACTGCACCCACCACCGCGGCACCCGCTCCGGCCTCATCACCGGCGTCGCCACCCCCGTCCACCGGGGCCGCTCCACCGCCACCTACGAAATCGCGGTCACCGACGAACACCACAAGCGGCTCTGCACCGCCCGCCTGACCTGCATGCTTCGCGACGTGGACGCCGACACCTACCGCGTCTGA
- a CDS encoding FdhF/YdeP family oxidoreductase — translation MAGKPPASDPVQDAPEVSAPQHSAVGLPAITHALRVSQQQMGVRRSALTLLRVNQKDGFDCPGCAWPEADKRHTAEFCENGAKAVAEEATLRRVTPEFFAAHSVADLAGRSGYWLGQQGRLTHPMYLAEGADHYVPVSWERAFDIIGEELTALSSPDEAVFYTSGRTSNEAAFLYQLFAREFGTNNLPDCSNMCHESSGSALTETIGVGKGSVLLEDLYKADLIIIAGQNPGTNHPRMLTALEKAKAGGTKIISINPLPEAGLERFKNPQTPRGLAGGGTRLTDLFLQVRLGGDQALFRAFNHLLLEASSSASGTGPDAVIDEEFIREHTHGYEEFARAARADDDWDTTLRATGLTRAEIDSALRMILASRRTIVCWAMGLTQHKHAVPTIKEIVNFLLLRGNIGRPGAGVCPVRGHSNVQGDRTMGIFERPTPDFLDALEKEFGFAPPREHGLDVVRAIRALRDGQAKVFLAMGGNFVSATPDTAVTEAAVRRARLTVHVSTKLNRSHVVTGARALILPTLGRTERDLQDSGEQFVTVEDSMGMVHASRGRLAPAGPDLLSETAIVARLARRVLGDRSRTPWNAFEKDYATLRDRIARVVPGFEDFNAKVARPGGFTLPHAPRDSRHFPTATGKANFTAAPVHHPETPEGRLLLQTLRSHDQYNTTIYGLDDRYRGIKNGRRVVLVHPDDARALGFADGAYADLVSEWTDGSERRAPGFRVVHYPTAPGCAAAYYPETNVLIPLDHTADTSNTPVAKCLVIRLESPRGS, via the coding sequence ATGGCAGGCAAGCCGCCCGCGTCGGACCCCGTCCAGGACGCACCCGAGGTCAGCGCACCTCAGCACTCCGCCGTCGGCCTGCCGGCCATCACCCACGCCCTGCGCGTCTCCCAGCAGCAGATGGGTGTGCGCCGCAGCGCCCTCACCCTCCTCCGGGTCAACCAGAAGGACGGTTTCGACTGCCCAGGATGCGCCTGGCCCGAGGCCGACAAGCGGCACACCGCCGAATTCTGCGAGAACGGCGCCAAGGCCGTCGCCGAAGAGGCCACCCTGCGCCGCGTCACCCCGGAGTTCTTCGCCGCCCACTCCGTCGCCGACCTGGCCGGACGCAGCGGCTACTGGCTCGGCCAGCAGGGCCGCCTCACCCACCCCATGTACCTGGCCGAGGGCGCCGACCACTACGTCCCCGTCTCCTGGGAGCGGGCCTTCGACATCATCGGCGAGGAGCTCACCGCGCTCAGCTCCCCCGACGAAGCCGTCTTCTACACCTCCGGCCGCACCAGCAACGAAGCCGCCTTCCTGTACCAGCTCTTCGCCCGGGAATTCGGCACGAACAACCTTCCCGACTGCTCCAACATGTGCCATGAGTCGTCGGGCTCCGCGCTCACCGAGACCATCGGCGTCGGCAAGGGCAGCGTCCTCCTGGAGGACCTCTACAAGGCCGACCTCATCATCATCGCCGGCCAGAACCCGGGCACCAATCACCCCCGGATGCTCACCGCCCTGGAGAAAGCGAAGGCCGGCGGCACAAAGATCATCTCGATCAATCCGCTGCCCGAAGCCGGCCTGGAACGCTTCAAGAACCCACAGACCCCGCGCGGACTCGCCGGCGGCGGCACCCGCCTGACCGACCTCTTCCTCCAGGTACGCCTCGGCGGCGACCAGGCCCTCTTCCGCGCTTTCAACCACCTCCTCCTCGAAGCGTCGTCGAGCGCCTCCGGCACGGGCCCGGACGCCGTCATCGATGAAGAATTCATCCGTGAACACACCCACGGCTACGAGGAGTTCGCACGGGCCGCGCGCGCCGACGACGACTGGGACACCACGCTGCGCGCCACCGGACTGACCCGCGCGGAGATCGACAGCGCGCTGCGCATGATCCTCGCCTCCCGCCGCACGATCGTGTGCTGGGCGATGGGCCTGACCCAGCACAAACACGCCGTCCCCACCATCAAGGAAATCGTCAACTTCCTGCTGCTGCGCGGCAACATCGGCCGCCCCGGAGCCGGCGTCTGCCCCGTACGCGGCCACAGCAACGTCCAGGGCGACCGCACCATGGGCATCTTCGAACGGCCCACCCCCGACTTCCTCGACGCCCTGGAAAAGGAATTCGGCTTCGCCCCGCCCCGCGAACACGGCCTCGATGTCGTCCGCGCCATCCGCGCGCTCCGCGACGGACAGGCCAAGGTCTTCCTCGCGATGGGCGGGAACTTCGTCTCCGCCACCCCCGACACCGCCGTCACCGAGGCCGCCGTACGCCGCGCCCGCCTCACCGTCCACGTCTCCACCAAACTCAACCGCTCACACGTGGTCACCGGCGCCCGCGCCCTGATCCTGCCGACCCTCGGCCGTACGGAGCGCGACCTCCAGGACAGCGGCGAACAGTTCGTCACCGTCGAGGACTCCATGGGCATGGTGCACGCCTCCCGCGGCCGCCTCGCGCCGGCCGGCCCCGACCTGCTGTCCGAGACCGCGATCGTCGCCCGCCTGGCCCGCCGCGTCCTCGGCGACCGCAGCCGCACACCCTGGAACGCGTTCGAGAAGGACTACGCGACACTCCGCGACCGCATCGCGCGCGTCGTCCCCGGCTTCGAGGACTTCAACGCCAAAGTCGCCCGCCCCGGAGGCTTCACCCTTCCCCATGCCCCCAGGGACAGCCGCCACTTCCCCACCGCCACCGGAAAAGCCAACTTCACCGCCGCCCCGGTGCACCACCCCGAAACCCCCGAAGGCCGCCTGCTGCTGCAGACCCTGCGCTCCCACGACCAGTACAACACCACCATCTACGGCCTGGACGACCGCTACCGCGGCATCAAGAACGGCCGCCGCGTGGTCCTCGTCCATCCCGACGACGCCCGCGCGCTGGGCTTCGCCGACGGCGCCTACGCCGACCTGGTCAGCGAATGGACCGACGGCAGCGAACGGCGCGCCCCCGGCTTCCGCGTCGTCCACTACCCCACGGCCCCCGGCTGCGCGGCCGCCTACTACCCCGAGACCAATGTCCTCATCCCGCTCGACCACACCGCCGACACCAGCAACACCCCGGTCGCGAAGTGCCTGGTCATCCGCCTGGAGAGCCCACGCGGGAGCTGA